A window of Chryseobacterium sp. IHB B 17019 genomic DNA:
AATACCCTCCAGAATAACCTGGTTTTGAGTATGAATTTTTAAAAGCATTCCAATAAGTAATTGCCGGGAAGAAATAATATTACTTTTACAGGCCAGATTGATTCAAGAATATCATTTTTAACGAGTGAAAATGGAGTTATTCTTGCTGTGTCGGATTTCTGTCCGCAATGAGGACAAAACTCATCGGAGATTGAATGACCGCAGTTCAAACAACTTTTTTTATTCATTTACTTTAAATCACCTCATCAATATTGTAATTCTTATGCTCTCTATTTGTTCTGATAATCATTTCTCCTAAAAACCCTGCAATGAAAAGCAAAGTTCCCATGATCATCATCGTTAAAGCTATAAAAAACCAAGGATTATTGGTAATTAAATGTCCGTAAATTCCTCTTGAAACATCAATTAATTTTGAAATTCCCAGCCAAAGCGCAGAAAGGAAACCAAAAATGAACATCAACGTTCCCACCGCCCCAAAAAAGTGCATTGGTCTTCCACCGAAACGGCTTACAAACCAAAGAGTTACCAAATCCAGAAAACCTCTGATAAATCTTTCTGTTCCGAATTTTGAAGTTCCGTAAGGTCTCGCCTGATGTTGAACTTCTTTTTCCGTAATTCTTCTGAAACCTGCATTAGCAGCCAAAACCGGAATGTAACGGTGCATATCCCCGTACACATCAATTGTTTTTACAACCTGTTTTTTGTAAGCTTTTAAACCACAATTAAAATCGTGGAGCTCAACTCCGGAAACTTTTCTAGCCGCCGCATTGAATAATTTTGACGGAACATTTTTCGTCATTACATTATCAAAACGTTTTTTCTTCCAGCCGGAAACAATATCGTAATTATCATTGACAACCATATCATAAAGCTCAGGAATTTCTTCCGGAAAGTCTTGTAAATCAGCATCCATGGTGATAATTACATCTCCGTTTGTCCTTTCAAAAGCTGCGTGAAGTGCCTGTGATTTTCCGTAATTTTTTGAAAATTTAATTCCATGAATCTGAGGATTCTGAATTTTTAAATTCTCAATAATACTCCAGGACAAATCTGTACTTCCGTCATCCACAAACCAGATTTCGTACGATAAATTGTTTGACCTGCAAACATTATCAATCCTTGAAAAAAGCTCTTCCAGAGATTCTTCTTCGTTCAATAACGGAATAACTATAGATAAATTCATTTAATTTTAATAAAATTATTCTTGATTTTGTTCTTCTTGATAAATAGTTTTCGTTCTGAAAAACGCCCCGAAAAACACTGACAAAACTACGTAAAATATAAGAATTGCTGCAAAATATCCCGAAAAATGACTTGCCGTAAGCATATCTTTCCCCTTTACCGCTTCCGGCGTAAAACTTTGGCTTCTTTCTTTATATTTTTGATCCAGCTCGTCGATATCTTTCTGATGTTTTAAAATCTTTCTTGCAGAAGTATATTCCTTGTCCAATTCTGCTTTTTGTCTTGTTACGTATTGATAATTTAACAGCTTTTTTGCATCGGTATCTACAAAATTAAGGTAAGCATAAATGCTGAAAATCGAAAGAATTCCCCCGATAAACATGGGTACGAAAGCTCTCTTAAACGCTTGTTTAAAACTTACCACTCGATGGTTGTTCCAATATGTTTTCACAGACCAGAATGCTGCTCCAGCATACAGTAGCGGCAACACAAAAGCATTGGCCTTCAATGATATATCAAAATAATTGATTCCTGAGAAAAAAGAATACACTACAAAAAAAACGATCATTGTAGCGATAAAAAGTATAATTCCTAATGTTGATGGACTTTTCGTCATATTTAATTTTTTAGAAAAAAGTTGAAAAATTATCGTTCTAAAATTCAATTGTTTACTTGTATTGCAGTAATTTTTTCAACTAATTTTCTTTAATAAGTTTTCAAATTTATAAAATATTGCTATCTTTGCACCGGCAAGTCCTAAACAACCAGCTCCTGAGAATCCTCCAGGGTGGGAACGCAGCAAAGGTAATTGGTCGTAGCGGTGTGATTTAGGTAGCTTGCCATTTTTTATTGGTTTAAGTTGAAGAGAGGTAATTTGAAGATTATCTTTTTTTGTTTCTAAACTTTTCAACATTTTAATTCCAGTTTTCAAATTACCTCCCATTTTTATTTAAAATTCGAACTCCTCACCTAGTTTTGGTAAAACAAGCTCTACATTTTTGTCTGCAAAATGCTTTAATGCACTTTCATGGTTGATTTCAATCGCAGGGAAAGTATCAAAATGGCATCCGATAACTTTTGGAGTTTTCAATAATTCTGCTGCTGCAAAAGCCGCTTTTCTCGCACACATCGTGTAGTGACTTCCGATTGGCAAGATTGATAAGTCTAAATTTCCGTATAATCTTGGAAATAATTCCATATCCGACATTACTCCTGTATCACCTGCCAAATAAAGGTTT
This region includes:
- a CDS encoding glycosyltransferase family 2 protein, whose product is MNLSIVIPLLNEEESLEELFSRIDNVCRSNNLSYEIWFVDDGSTDLSWSIIENLKIQNPQIHGIKFSKNYGKSQALHAAFERTNGDVIITMDADLQDFPEEIPELYDMVVNDNYDIVSGWKKKRFDNVMTKNVPSKLFNAAARKVSGVELHDFNCGLKAYKKQVVKTIDVYGDMHRYIPVLAANAGFRRITEKEVQHQARPYGTSKFGTERFIRGFLDLVTLWFVSRFGGRPMHFFGAVGTLMFIFGFLSALWLGISKLIDVSRGIYGHLITNNPWFFIALTMMIMGTLLFIAGFLGEMIIRTNREHKNYNIDEVI
- a CDS encoding DUF4199 domain-containing protein; the encoded protein is MTKSPSTLGIILFIATMIVFFVVYSFFSGINYFDISLKANAFVLPLLYAGAAFWSVKTYWNNHRVVSFKQAFKRAFVPMFIGGILSIFSIYAYLNFVDTDAKKLLNYQYVTRQKAELDKEYTSARKILKHQKDIDELDQKYKERSQSFTPEAVKGKDMLTASHFSGYFAAILIFYVVLSVFFGAFFRTKTIYQEEQNQE